ATTTCTTCCCCTTCCTCAAACAGCGATCGCCGTAGGCAAGTAGCTTCCCTACATCGCGCTCTCTACTTCACATCAACCTAGCAAGTTTGAACTCCTGAATAGTTAAGAATTTTTTGATCTTGAGTTAATAAAGGACAGTTGTTCACTTTAGCGGTTGCTACTATAATTTGATCGGCAGGATCAGCATGAAAGCCAATTAATTGAGTGGAAGCGGTAATAATGGGAAGAGTTAAATGTAATAGGTTAACTTGAGATGATGCTAAAGCGAGTTCTAACCATTCCTCAACCGAACAATTAAATTTGATTCGATTTTTTTCAACTAATTTCGCAACTTCCCAACAAGAAATTATACTAAGTCCTAACTGATTGGGGTTATTTTGTTGAATCAGCTTCAGGTTTTGTTCTTTTAACTTAGGATTCCCATCAAGCCACCAAATCCAAATGTGAGTATCTAGCAGAATCATTTTAAGACTTCCCAATCTTCTTCTGCTACAGGTTCATTAGGCTGGTGGTAATAAATCACTGAACCCTTTAAGGATTGAATCTTATTGGATGACTCGGGAGAGTTGATGTTTTTAGTTTGTTCTAGTTCTTCTAAAATAATTGTTGCAATCCGATCGCGCTCTGATGGTGGCAGTTGTTTGACTTGTTCAATTAGAGATTCCAATAATTCTGTCATTTGAGTTTTTTAGTCAACGAACTATATCAATTTTATCAAAGCGCGATCGCGCATTCCTCTTCTTCCAAAAAGCGCAATAAATATAAACTTAAGTAGCTTTCACCATGCGTGAAAATACAATTAGAATTATTAGTGCAAGGAAGGCAAACCGTCGTGAGCAGAAAAGATACTGGAAACAAAAACAAAAGGAAACTGACTCCTGAATTGGCAAGGCTTGATAGTCAAACGGATTGGGAACGATTAGAGAAGATGAGTGATGAAGAAGCGACTCAAAATGCTTTAGATGATCCTGACAATTTGCCTCTAGAAGAAAATACTCAAGGCTGGGAAGTCCCATCAGGTAAAGTGTTAGGATTAAACTTTTTTCCTGAAGAAGAAATGTAATGCTCAACGCGATCGCGCCTTATCTGGACGACTAAAGAAGACTAATGTTACATGACGTTGACTGGATACGCACGGACTGCTGTATCTACTGTCGCAATGGTCAAACCGTTTTGTAATGCTTGGCAGATCAACATCCTGTCAAATGGATCGCGATGTAATGTTGGCAGTTTAGCCAGTTGAAGCACACTACTTTCATTAAGGTCAAGACTGGCAATTTGATGCAGATCGCGCTGTTTGGGTAAATAAGTTTCAGGATGCTCCGGCAAAGGTAGCTTGCCCAACTGGTACTTGACAATTGCTTCCCAGACTGAAATTGCACTCAGGTAAACCTCATTGTCTGGATCGCGAATTGCATCCCGAACATCTTTTGACAACCGGGTATCGCCACTGATAAACCATAGAAAGATGTGTGTATCTAGCAGAATCCTCATTTACCCTCGAATGCATCGAGAATATCTTCTGGCAATGGAGAATCAAAATCATCTGGCACAGTAAACTCCCCTGCACATAATCCAAACGGTCGTAATGACTTATTCGTATTAATTGGTCTCAGTTCAGCGATCGCTTTATCTGCTTGAAGAATCACAATGGTTTCACCTGCCTCCACTTGGCGCAGATACTTTGAAGGATCGAGCTGAATTTCATCGATTGTCACACTTAGCATAAAAAAGCCTCAGTATAAGTGCAAGGGATAATCCTCTTCCTGATTCAATTGTAAATGATGGGTCGTATGTTCCCATTGGGAAGAGACTCGCAATGTTCAAAAAGCCACTGTGGATTGGAATTTTTCTGCGTCTGTTAATCAGTCATTGTTGTCTAGCAATTAATTGAAGCTAGAGAAGACATTTCAGAAGTGGCTAAAGAAGCTAATATTTCTCAGGAAGAATTAAAGCGTTTTCTCAGTAAAGAAGATAATCCTAATTTTATGACGCTTACTTCTATTCTCAAGGCAGTTGGGTTAACAATTGACTTTAAACCCTCAGTATCTGTTAATCAAGACTAGATGCGTTTCCTAATCGCGCCTCCATCTCCATTTCACACAAACAGCGATCGCGCTTTCAACTAATTAGTTTTGTCTGAATTTTCTATGAGTTCCTGTAATTTTTTCTTCTCTTCAGATAGAGTAAGATTAGCATCAAAATAAATCGCATTTGGACGGGGACGACTGGTAAATTCTTTCCAAGCCTCCTGATCATTTCTATTAGCCAAGACATAAGACCTTAATTCAGAAAGACTCATTTGAGTGAAATTAGGTTTCTGTGACATCATACCTCCATTGCCCTGTTTCAAAATTAGGGTTCATTTTTAGGCCGAAGCGACAATGTTGCTTGGTGCAATGCTTCTATGAATTCACTAAAGCGCGCTCTTGCATTTTGAGCGATTTCCTTTTTTGGAAATACAGGCTCTTCCCGTGGAACACTCTTTTGGTTGAGCATCCCGAGCAAAGGAGACACGTGTATTATTCTGTGCCGGTAATGAATGTATGATTTAAGGGATTTGCAATAAAAAAGGATACCCATCAGAACGAACCAACAGTAACTGACCATTTGGGCAAAGATTCTGAAGGATGCCAATCAACTCGATAGTCTGCTAAAGACTCAGGGTCAACTTTGACACCAGTTTGATAAAGCTTAGTGACATGGTGAACCACAGGCTGAGAACCTTTCCAACTCATCTTACTTGCCCATCTCAGAGCCGTGTCAATAGAGTCCAGAATCGCTCCGTTCCAGAATTGTTCAAGGGCAGCCCAACAACGCTCAATGGGATTGTATTTACTATGATAGGGAGGATAGTAAATTAAGCGAATCTGGAGCTGGTAATGACGAGAAAATTCTACAATCCTTTTGATGAACTGAGTGCGATTGGAACGGGTAGCACTGCCGCCATCCAAGTTAATGGCTAAGGTGTTAACCTCGGGAAAGTTTCCTTGATTGCTTTTCCACCAGTGCTCTAGACAATCAACAATGAAATCTGAGGTTTCAGGGGACTCACTCATGTAAAGAGCTAAGTTGTCTGTACGGAGGTTAAGAATCCCAAAGGGAAGTAGAGTCGTGTGCCATTGAGTATCATGGTCATCGGCTTGAGGGGGAGCTTGGCGACGGTCTTTCCCACCCCGTGAGAGGTTTCCTAGTTTGACTTTGGCTTTCGAGTCAATTGAGATGCGTAAGACGGTTGGGTCATCATCGGCCGCTTGATTAGCTGTTGCCACTTGTTCAAAAATAGCATCAGTTTCAGGGATTTTCTTCAATGGCTTGGTTTTTAAGGTTTTTTTAAACGGTAGCCGAGGCGATTTAACATTGCTCCAATTGTTTGTCGGGTTGGTAATTGTTCATCGCTGTATCCTTTTTCCCTAATCAGAGCATTTCTCACCGCTTGAGCACTCATGCGGCTATACTGAAATGTGGTTTGGAATTTTGGGTCGGCTTGAGATTGTTCCTCTACTAGGTCGCGAATCTCCTTTCCTAAATTGGGCAAGTTTTCTTCGCTTTTTTTCCGACCCCGCTCCTGATACTTGTCCTGATAGGAGATTCCCCTTTCCAGATGGTCAAGACCTCTTTGAACACACACTCTCCCCCAACCCATTTGCCTTTCTGTCCGACGGGCTGAACCTTGAAAGTAGTCAAGGCACACCTGAGCGACAAACACTCGTTTTTTCTCTCCTGTTAATTTTCTCGCTGCATCTTTAAGAGTTCTTTTGAACTGTTCGTTTAACTCTTGCATCCTCTTTTTACCAATATCATCTCTTCTAGTTTCTTGGGTAATTCATTTTTTCGCAAGTCCCCAATCGAATGTTCTCCCCTGCAACTCGAACAAGGTAATCACGAAAAAGTTGTAGAAGCCTATTGACCTCATCTTCCCACATACGTCCACTAGGAAGATAAACACGGAATAGCAACCCCTCATCTGTTGCTTCAATAAAAGCTTGAGCTGATATAGTTACTTCGGACACACGCCGATAAGGAAGAGTCAATATATTATAGAAATCAAATAGTTGGTTGGTAAACCTTACAGTTTCAGGACTCGCATCAGCTAAAAGTTTTAAATTTGCTTCACGATAATCATCTGTTTCTTTAGGGTTGGGAGTTGTCCCCAGAAGAGACTCATAAACAAACAGTTGGTGTGGTTTCTTGGCAATTTCTTTAAGCAGGATGTTGCCAATTTCTTCGTAATCTGGATCTGCGAAGAAATTATATGTTTTAGGAGTCACCTTGCCCAAAATAGCTTTAACATTTGGGGATTTAACAATACTAACTATTTTCTTCCAATTTTCTGGTTTGGAATGAAGCATCTTCTTGATATATACCTTACCTGCTGTTCTCAGAGAAGATATAATTCCTTCGTGATCTATATCGTTAATTAGAAGGATTTCAGCGTTATTTGTATCAAAATCATGTTCCATTATGCACTTTTCGGCTAACAACTAAGTTAGATAGTGTGCTCACGCCTCACAATTTTACTCCTAAAAATGTGACTTTGTACCTCCGGCTCTCCCAGTGCCAATTATGAGGCATATTATACACAAGACCAATATATAATTCAAACTCAGCCAACTACTAATAACCTAAATCATTACTATTGAAAACATCAGTGATCAATCAAGGAAGATGTGTTAGTAAGAGTTGTGGTGACTGTCTTTGCAATGCTCCCAATCCTTCTCTGTTAAGCTATAAACTACAATTACAAAGAACGATCGCGCTCCCTTTATCGTTACAATAACCGTTATGGTTCATGTAAAACGTCTAGAATTATCGCGGTTTAAGTCGTTTGGTCAGACGACACAAATTCCCCTGCTACCAGGTTTTACCGTAGTATCGGGTCCCAATGGGTCGGGAAAATCCAACATTCTCGATGCGCTGCTGTTTGCGTTAGGTTTAGCGAGTTCCCGGGGAATGCGGGCGGAACGTTTGCCTGACTTAGTTAATAATAGCCGAAATAATGGCAAAGGACGAGCAGAGACAACGGTTAAAGTTACCTTTGAATTGGATGATGAAACAGAATGGTCAGTGGCGCGACGGTTACGAGTAACGAAAGAAGGAAGTTATGCCTCAACTTTCTATATTAATGATGAAACTTGTACCCAAAGCCAACTCCATGAACAACTGCGCGAGTTAAGAATTTATCCCGAAGGCTATAACGTGGTGCTACAGGGGGATGTCACTCGTATTATTAGCATGAATGGACGGGAAAGACGGGAAATTATTGATGAGTTAGCAGGGGTGGCTGAATTTGACCGTAAAATTGCTAAGGCGAAGGAAACTTTAGAGACGGTTAAGGAAAAAGAGGAACGCTGTGAGATTCTACAACAAGAGTTAATTAAAACACGCGATCGCGCTGCCAGTGAACGTAACAAAGCAGAAAAATATCGTCAACTGAAAGCCGAGATTCAAGAAAAACAGCAATGGGAAACGGTTTTAGAATGGAAAGCCCTTAAACAAGAAATTGATAGCTTACAGGGGGAAATTAGGGGGAATGAGGAAGCCTTAAGTCAACTGAACCAGACGATTCAAACCACTGATCAAGAAATTCAAGAAGCCAGTAAACAGCTAGAAACCCTAAACCAACAGGTAAAAGCCTTAGGGGAAGATGAACAGTTAGAAGCTAATTCTAAACTTGCTACCCAAAAAGCCCAACAAGAACAATTACAACAAAGGGAAACTGAATTAAATCAAACCTTAGAAGAAACAGAAACCGCAAAAACAGAAACCCAACAGCAACTGCAACAACATCAGACTCGCTTAGAAACTCTACAGCAACAATTAGAAGATTTAACTCAGAATAAATTACAAGAATTACAGCAAGCCCAAGAAACTGCTCAGACTAGATTAACAGAAAGTCGAGAACAGGCAAACGCGATCGCGGCAGCCTCAGAAGAATGGATCCAACAACAAACCCATCTCAACCAACAAATTAATCAACTACAAAACAGTCTAAACCCCCAAAGAACAGAACAAGCGCAACTGCAAGAACGAGAAACCCAACTGCAGCAAAAAATTCAAGATCAACAAGCCACCCTCTCTTCCCTAACCCCTGAACTAGAAGAAAAACAGGAACACTACCAACAGCTAGAACAAACCGTTAACGAACTACAACAACAAGTTCAACAACTCGCCCAACGCCTCAGTGAAACTGAAGAAGAAAAGAAACTGCAACAAACTACCCAAAACCGTCTTTTACAAGAACAACGGGATAAACAACGGCAATTAGATAAATTAGAAGCCACCCAACAAGCCCAACAGGAAGCCCAAGGCACTTATGCCACTAAAATTATCTTACAGGCAAATCTTGAGGGAGTCTGTGGTTTAGTCGCCCAACTCGGACAAGTAGAACCCCGTTATCAACTTGCTTTAGAAACTGCAGCTGGGGGAAGACTCGCCCATATTGTCGTTGAAGATGATCAAGTGGGCGCAAAAGCGATTCAACTGCTAAAAGAAAAACGGGGGGGACGAGCAACTTTTCTTCCCTTAAATAAAATTCAACCTCCTCGCCATAACTTGAGTACAGCCTTACGCTATGCCAATGGTTTTATTGATTATGCCGTTAACTTAATTGAATGTGAACCCCGCTATCAGGTAATTTTTGCCTTTATCTTTGGCAATACCACCGTCTTTGAAACCCTAGAAAAAGCCCGTCCTCATTTGGGAAAAACTCGTATTGTCACTCTAGATGGAGAAATTCTCGAAAGTAGTGGGGCGATGAGTGGGGGAAGTCGCAGTACCCGTTCTAGTCTTCATTTTGGCACAGCAACCGAGACAGAATCAGAAGAAATTCAAGAATTAAAAACCCGTTTAGCCGAAATTGAGGAAATTTTAGCCGTTTGTGAACCAAAAATTGAACAAGCCAGTGCAGAAAGTCAACGTCTCACAGAACAACTGAATACCACACGCCAACAGCATCAAGAACAGCAGTGGCATTATAACCAGACAGAACAGGAAATTACTCGTTTAACCCAACAAAAAGAGCAACTCACTGCACAACTGCACCAAAATGAAGGAGAATTAACCCAATTACAGCAACGGTTAGAAGAACTTGCCAATACGATTCCCCAACAAGAAGCGGAGTTAGAACAGCGACAAGAAGAACTTGCCAACCTCGAAGCGAGTCATAGTAATAGCCAATGGCAAGAGATGCAAACA
This window of the Euhalothece natronophila Z-M001 genome carries:
- the smc gene encoding chromosome segregation protein SMC codes for the protein MVHVKRLELSRFKSFGQTTQIPLLPGFTVVSGPNGSGKSNILDALLFALGLASSRGMRAERLPDLVNNSRNNGKGRAETTVKVTFELDDETEWSVARRLRVTKEGSYASTFYINDETCTQSQLHEQLRELRIYPEGYNVVLQGDVTRIISMNGRERREIIDELAGVAEFDRKIAKAKETLETVKEKEERCEILQQELIKTRDRAASERNKAEKYRQLKAEIQEKQQWETVLEWKALKQEIDSLQGEIRGNEEALSQLNQTIQTTDQEIQEASKQLETLNQQVKALGEDEQLEANSKLATQKAQQEQLQQRETELNQTLEETETAKTETQQQLQQHQTRLETLQQQLEDLTQNKLQELQQAQETAQTRLTESREQANAIAAASEEWIQQQTHLNQQINQLQNSLNPQRTEQAQLQERETQLQQKIQDQQATLSSLTPELEEKQEHYQQLEQTVNELQQQVQQLAQRLSETEEEKKLQQTTQNRLLQEQRDKQRQLDKLEATQQAQQEAQGTYATKIILQANLEGVCGLVAQLGQVEPRYQLALETAAGGRLAHIVVEDDQVGAKAIQLLKEKRGGRATFLPLNKIQPPRHNLSTALRYANGFIDYAVNLIECEPRYQVIFAFIFGNTTVFETLEKARPHLGKTRIVTLDGEILESSGAMSGGSRSTRSSLHFGTATETESEEIQELKTRLAEIEEILAVCEPKIEQASAESQRLTEQLNTTRQQHQEQQWHYNQTEQEITRLTQQKEQLTAQLHQNEGELTQLQQRLEELANTIPQQEAELEQRQEELANLEASHSNSQWQEMQTLIKQQEGELKQAETALEEAKQQKQELETEKLRLQEKISTAQQRLTEYEEKIQTTQEQKESLDGQKEEIAEKITETEGIIAELQEKLGKIKQERDRADQTLRSRQRQQDKQTWKQQKLQETLNEQREKLITLQNQHQEKANTLPQPLPDIPELVAETDSENITFATYREQLSHLQETIRQMQQRLQDMEPVNMLALEEYEKTQARLDELTEKLNTLEGERNELLLRIENFTTSRIQAFNEAFNAVNENFQTIFATLSDGDGYLELDQPDDISNANLNLVAHPKGKAVQKLHSMSGGEKSLTALSFIFALQRYRPSPFYAFDEVDMFLDGANVQRLANMIQQQAQEAQFIVVSLRRPMIEGSMRTIGVTQARGAYTQVLGIKL
- a CDS encoding type II toxin-antitoxin system VapC family toxin, with translation MRILLDTHIFLWFISGDTRLSKDVRDAIRDPDNEVYLSAISVWEAIVKYQLGKLPLPEHPETYLPKQRDLHQIASLDLNESSVLQLAKLPTLHRDPFDRMLICQALQNGLTIATVDTAVRAYPVNVM
- a CDS encoding DUF6887 family protein, translated to MMSQKPNFTQMSLSELRSYVLANRNDQEAWKEFTSRPRPNAIYFDANLTLSEEKKKLQELIENSDKTN
- a CDS encoding type II toxin-antitoxin system Phd/YefM family antitoxin — protein: MLSVTIDEIQLDPSKYLRQVEAGETIVILQADKAIAELRPINTNKSLRPFGLCAGEFTVPDDFDSPLPEDILDAFEGK
- a CDS encoding ISAzo13-like element transposase-related protein gives rise to the protein MKKIPETDAIFEQVATANQAADDDPTVLRISIDSKAKVKLGNLSRGGKDRRQAPPQADDHDTQWHTTLLPFGILNLRTDNLALYMSESPETSDFIVDCLEHWWKSNQGNFPEVNTLAINLDGGSATRSNRTQFIKRIVEFSRHYQLQIRLIYYPPYHSKYNPIERCWAALEQFWNGAILDSIDTALRWASKMSWKGSQPVVHHVTKLYQTGVKVDPESLADYRVDWHPSESLPKWSVTVGSF
- a CDS encoding type II toxin-antitoxin system VapC family toxin; its protein translation is MILLDTHIWIWWLDGNPKLKEQNLKLIQQNNPNQLGLSIISCWEVAKLVEKNRIKFNCSVEEWLELALASSQVNLLHLTLPIITASTQLIGFHADPADQIIVATAKVNNCPLLTQDQKILNYSGVQTC